The Aurantiacibacter arachoides genome window below encodes:
- a CDS encoding acyl-CoA thioesterase, producing MSAISFSMPIRILPEDIDFMGHVNNSRYLNWVQDVVLAHWQKLAPAEEVAAKAWVALKHEITYRRPAFLNDEVIAETVLEKIAGARSFYNTVIRRGEDVLAEVQSMWCCIDSTTLRPARINKDIAASHFGLPRDG from the coding sequence ATGTCAGCCATTTCCTTCTCCATGCCCATCCGTATCCTTCCCGAAGACATCGACTTCATGGGGCACGTGAACAATTCGCGCTATCTCAACTGGGTGCAGGACGTGGTGCTCGCGCACTGGCAGAAGCTGGCCCCGGCAGAGGAAGTGGCGGCCAAGGCCTGGGTCGCGCTGAAGCACGAGATCACCTATCGCCGCCCGGCCTTCCTGAACGACGAAGTGATTGCCGAGACGGTGCTGGAAAAGATCGCCGGCGCGCGCAGCTTCTACAACACGGTGATCCGCCGCGGTGAAGACGTGCTGGCCGAGGTGCAGTCCATGTGGTGCTGCATCGACAGCACGACGCTTCGCCCCGCGCGCATCAACAAGGATATTGCGGCAAGCCACTTCGGCCTGCCGCGCGACGGTTGA
- the pspA gene encoding phage shock protein PspA — MSDDRNPLTPIGKGLARATSRLDQEIERLRTSPTPTSRAIYSGGNWMGIFSRTRDIIAANFNELLDQADDPSKMIRMIILEMEETLVEVRASAARTIADQKEMHRHTVKLDRLQADWGDKAQLALSKDREDLARAALVEKRKATDMIDQLKQEIAVLDDALRAYEQDIAKLQHRLREARSRQSQIAARLESAENRVKLRSLMTNERVDEALTRFDQLERRVDYAEGRADALGISGNTESLADQFAALEGNDKVEDELEQMKRALGMTRDDAKNTKGE, encoded by the coding sequence ATGAGCGACGATCGCAACCCCCTGACGCCGATCGGCAAGGGCCTGGCCCGCGCGACATCACGTCTCGATCAGGAGATCGAACGCCTGCGCACCAGCCCCACGCCGACCTCGCGTGCCATATATTCCGGAGGTAACTGGATGGGCATTTTCTCGCGTACCCGAGACATCATCGCCGCCAATTTCAACGAATTGCTCGATCAGGCCGACGATCCGTCGAAGATGATCCGCATGATCATCCTCGAGATGGAGGAAACCCTGGTGGAGGTGCGCGCCAGCGCCGCGCGCACCATTGCCGACCAGAAGGAGATGCATCGCCATACGGTGAAGCTCGATCGGTTGCAGGCGGACTGGGGCGACAAGGCGCAGCTGGCGCTTTCCAAGGATCGCGAGGATCTGGCCCGTGCCGCGCTGGTGGAAAAGCGCAAGGCGACCGACATGATCGATCAGCTCAAGCAGGAGATCGCCGTGCTCGACGATGCGCTGCGCGCCTACGAGCAGGATATCGCCAAGCTGCAGCACCGCCTGCGCGAGGCCCGCAGCCGCCAGAGCCAGATCGCTGCCCGGCTGGAAAGCGCGGAGAACCGCGTGAAGCTGCGCAGCCTGATGACCAACGAGCGGGTGGACGAGGCGCTGACCCGCTTCGACCAGCTCGAACGCCGCGTCGACTATGCCGAGGGCCGCGCCGATGCGCTGGGCATTTCCGGCAACACGGAAAGCCTGGCCGACCAGTTCGCCGCGCTCGAAGGCAACGACAAGGTCGAGGACGAGCTCGAACAGATGAAGCGTGCGCTGGGGATGACCCGCGATGACGCCAAGAACACGAAGGGGGAATAA
- the nusA gene encoding transcription termination factor NusA — translation MASPISANKAELLAIATAVASEKMIDKAIVIEAMEEAIQKAARARFGQENDIRAKLDPMNGDLRLWRVVEVVEEVEDYFKQVDVAQAQKLQDGAVVGDYIVDPLPAMDDLGRIDAQSAKQVIFQKVRDAERERQFEEFKDRAGEIITGVIKSVEFGHVIVNLGRAEGVIRRDQQIPREAARVGERVRALISKVERNNRGPQIFLSRAHPDFMRKLFAQEVPEIYDGIIEIKAAARDPGSRAKIGVISHDSSIDPVGACVGMKGSRVQAVVQEMQGEKIDIIPWSEDTATFVVNALQPATVTRVVLDEEESRIEVVVPDDQLSLAIGRRGQNVRLASQLTDSQIDIMTEEEASEKRSREFAERSKMFEEELDVDETLSQLLVAEGFVELEEVAYVELDELAGIEGFDEELAEELQNRAREALDRQEEAHRATRQELGVEDDLADLPHLTEQMLVTLGRAGIKTLDDLADLATDELIAKRREAPRRRQTPAEKLAAPPVQQQRRPQRTEDKGGVLGTFGLSEEQGNEIIMAARAHWFEDEAPAAAEAPAQAEEAADAESSQ, via the coding sequence ATGGCCAGCCCCATTTCGGCGAACAAGGCGGAACTGCTCGCAATCGCGACCGCCGTCGCCAGCGAAAAGATGATCGACAAGGCCATCGTGATCGAGGCCATGGAGGAAGCGATCCAGAAGGCCGCGCGCGCGCGTTTCGGCCAGGAGAACGACATCCGCGCCAAGCTCGATCCGATGAACGGCGACCTGCGCCTGTGGCGCGTCGTCGAGGTGGTCGAAGAGGTCGAGGACTACTTCAAGCAGGTCGACGTCGCACAGGCGCAGAAGCTGCAGGACGGGGCGGTAGTGGGCGACTACATCGTCGATCCGCTCCCAGCGATGGACGACCTTGGCCGCATCGACGCGCAGAGCGCCAAGCAGGTGATCTTCCAGAAGGTCCGCGATGCCGAGCGCGAGCGCCAGTTCGAGGAATTCAAGGACCGCGCGGGTGAGATCATCACCGGCGTCATCAAGTCGGTCGAATTCGGCCACGTGATCGTCAACCTCGGCCGGGCCGAGGGCGTCATCCGCCGCGACCAGCAGATCCCGCGCGAGGCCGCCCGCGTGGGCGAGCGCGTGCGCGCGCTTATCAGCAAGGTGGAGCGCAACAACCGCGGGCCGCAGATCTTCCTCAGCCGCGCGCATCCCGATTTCATGCGCAAGCTGTTTGCCCAGGAAGTGCCCGAGATCTACGATGGCATCATCGAGATCAAGGCCGCCGCCCGCGATCCGGGCAGCCGCGCCAAGATCGGCGTCATCAGCCACGACAGCTCCATCGACCCGGTCGGCGCCTGCGTCGGCATGAAGGGCAGCCGCGTGCAGGCCGTGGTGCAGGAAATGCAGGGCGAGAAGATCGACATCATCCCGTGGTCGGAAGATACCGCCACCTTCGTCGTCAACGCATTGCAGCCCGCCACCGTCACCCGCGTGGTGCTGGACGAGGAGGAAAGCCGCATCGAGGTGGTCGTGCCAGACGACCAGCTGTCGCTCGCCATCGGCCGCCGCGGCCAGAACGTGCGCCTTGCCAGCCAGCTGACCGACAGCCAGATCGACATCATGACCGAGGAAGAAGCCTCGGAAAAGCGCAGCCGCGAATTTGCCGAACGCTCCAAGATGTTCGAGGAGGAACTCGACGTCGACGAGACGCTGTCGCAGCTGCTCGTGGCCGAAGGTTTCGTGGAACTCGAGGAAGTGGCCTACGTCGAGCTTGACGAGCTTGCCGGCATCGAGGGCTTCGACGAGGAACTGGCCGAGGAACTGCAGAACCGCGCGAGGGAAGCGCTCGACCGGCAGGAAGAGGCGCATCGCGCCACCCGTCAGGAACTGGGTGTCGAGGACGATCTTGCCGACCTGCCGCACCTGACCGAGCAAATGCTCGTGACGCTGGGCCGTGCGGGCATCAAGACGCTGGACGACCTGGCCGATCTCGCTACCGACGAACTGATTGCCAAGCGTCGCGAGGCGCCGCGCCGTCGCCAGACGCCGGCCGAGAAGCTGGCCGCGCCGCCGGTGCAGCAGCAGCGCCGTCCGCAGCGTACCGAGGACAAGGGCGGGGTGCTCGGCACCTTCGGCCTGTCCGAGGAACAGGGCAACGAGATCATCATGGCCGCCCGCGCGCACTGGTTCGAGGACGAGGCACCGGCAGCCGCCGAGGCTCCGGCCCAAGCAGAGGAGGCCGCCGATGCGGAATCCTCGCAATGA
- the infB gene encoding translation initiation factor IF-2, producing the protein MSDENDTPRERKPLGLKRSLGAGEVKQTFSHGRTNKVAVEVKRRRKLVKPGEEVAAPPPPAAAPAPAPTPAPAPAPTPTPAPAPVAKRPSAPSGETPQERVQRLQREAEEDRLRTGQEARKREDAEARQAAETEKKRAEDNAKAREEAEKQAVADAAAAPTDAPTAAAPQDAENAPAAEATSTEADTGTATATPAVPAARRFTPVARPEPKRPEKKREDKPKRGTPVADAGDKRRSGKLTVNRALNEDEGRRARSLAALKRAREKERRLHGGGSSAPREKQVRDVVVPEVITVAELAKRMGEKGADLVKELFNLDMMVTVNQTIDQDTAELLVEQFGHTIQKVSASDVDIDTSEESDPEETLRPRAPVVAVMGHVDHGKTSLLDALRKTSVTRSEAGGITQHIGAYQVSTKDKSKITFLDTPGHAAFTQMRARGANVTDIVVLVVAADDGIMPQTIEAINHAKAANVPMIVAINKIDKPEANAKKVRERLLEHEVIVEEMSGDVLDVEVSAKTGDGLDALIEKIHLQAELLELRARPDRDAEAIVIEAQLDKGRGPVATVLVKRGTLKRGDTFVVGSQSGKVRALVDDQGKQIKEAGPSMPVEVLGLGGVPNAGDQLTVVENEQRAREVAQYRQERATEQRTALAPTSFDTMFNKSNVIEWPVVVKADVQGSVEAIVHALHNLSNDDIKVRVLNAGVGAITESDVTLAAASKAPIVGFNVRPNPKARDLVKRDGVRMMYHDVIYHVTDEVTKELLGELGPLKVETVLGRAAVKDVFKSGKRDKAAGLLVEEGIIRKGLHARLTRDDVIVSATTIQSLRRFKDDVDEVRAGLECGVVLADTNDIKPGDQLEVFEVNEEERTL; encoded by the coding sequence ATGAGCGACGAAAACGACACTCCGCGCGAACGCAAGCCCCTGGGGCTCAAGCGATCGCTGGGCGCTGGCGAGGTCAAGCAGACCTTCAGCCACGGCCGCACCAACAAGGTGGCGGTCGAGGTGAAGCGTCGCCGCAAGCTCGTGAAACCGGGCGAGGAAGTGGCTGCACCGCCGCCGCCCGCCGCCGCGCCCGCGCCCGCTCCGACCCCGGCGCCCGCGCCCGCTCCCACGCCGACGCCAGCCCCCGCGCCGGTGGCGAAGCGGCCATCCGCGCCCTCGGGCGAAACCCCGCAGGAACGCGTCCAGCGCCTGCAGCGTGAGGCCGAGGAAGATCGTCTGCGCACGGGCCAGGAAGCGCGCAAGCGCGAGGATGCCGAAGCCCGGCAGGCTGCCGAGACCGAAAAGAAGCGCGCCGAAGACAATGCCAAGGCGCGCGAAGAGGCCGAAAAGCAGGCGGTGGCCGATGCCGCTGCCGCGCCCACCGATGCCCCGACGGCAGCCGCGCCGCAGGACGCCGAAAACGCGCCGGCCGCCGAAGCCACCAGCACCGAGGCCGACACCGGCACGGCGACTGCAACGCCCGCCGTCCCCGCCGCGCGCAGGTTCACGCCTGTTGCGCGTCCGGAGCCCAAGCGGCCCGAGAAGAAGCGCGAAGACAAGCCCAAGCGCGGCACCCCCGTGGCCGACGCCGGCGACAAGCGCCGTTCGGGCAAGCTGACCGTCAACCGCGCGTTGAACGAGGACGAGGGCCGCCGCGCCCGCAGCCTCGCCGCGCTGAAGCGTGCCCGCGAGAAGGAGCGGCGCCTGCATGGCGGCGGTTCGTCCGCCCCGCGCGAGAAGCAGGTGCGCGACGTTGTCGTGCCCGAGGTCATCACCGTTGCCGAACTTGCCAAGCGCATGGGCGAAAAGGGCGCCGACCTGGTGAAGGAGCTGTTCAACCTCGACATGATGGTCACCGTCAACCAGACGATCGACCAGGATACTGCGGAGTTGCTGGTCGAACAGTTCGGCCACACGATCCAGAAGGTCTCCGCCAGCGATGTCGACATCGACACCAGCGAAGAGAGCGATCCGGAAGAAACGCTGCGCCCCCGCGCGCCCGTCGTGGCGGTCATGGGCCACGTCGACCACGGCAAGACCAGCCTGCTCGATGCGCTGCGCAAGACCAGCGTGACGCGCAGCGAGGCCGGCGGCATCACGCAGCACATCGGCGCCTACCAGGTGAGCACGAAGGACAAGTCGAAGATCACCTTCCTCGACACCCCCGGCCACGCCGCCTTCACGCAGATGCGTGCGCGCGGCGCCAACGTGACCGATATCGTGGTGCTGGTGGTTGCCGCGGACGACGGGATCATGCCGCAGACGATCGAGGCTATCAACCACGCCAAGGCGGCGAACGTGCCGATGATCGTGGCGATCAACAAGATCGACAAGCCCGAAGCCAACGCCAAGAAGGTGCGCGAGCGCCTGCTGGAACACGAGGTCATCGTGGAGGAAATGTCGGGCGACGTGCTCGACGTGGAAGTCTCCGCCAAGACCGGCGACGGGCTCGACGCGCTGATCGAGAAGATCCACTTGCAGGCCGAACTGCTGGAACTGCGGGCGCGGCCCGATCGCGATGCCGAGGCGATCGTGATCGAGGCGCAGCTCGACAAGGGTCGCGGCCCCGTGGCGACCGTGCTGGTGAAGCGCGGCACGCTGAAGCGCGGCGATACCTTCGTCGTCGGCAGCCAGAGCGGCAAGGTCCGCGCACTGGTCGACGATCAGGGCAAGCAGATCAAGGAAGCGGGCCCCTCCATGCCTGTCGAGGTCCTCGGCCTTGGCGGTGTGCCCAACGCCGGCGATCAGCTGACCGTGGTTGAGAACGAACAGCGTGCGCGCGAAGTGGCGCAGTATCGCCAGGAACGCGCCACCGAACAGCGCACCGCGCTCGCGCCCACCAGCTTTGACACCATGTTCAACAAGTCGAACGTGATCGAATGGCCGGTTGTGGTGAAGGCGGACGTGCAGGGATCGGTTGAGGCGATCGTCCACGCGCTGCACAACCTGTCCAACGATGACATCAAGGTGCGCGTGCTGAACGCGGGCGTGGGTGCCATCACGGAAAGCGACGTCACGCTGGCAGCGGCCAGCAAGGCGCCGATCGTCGGCTTCAACGTGCGTCCGAACCCCAAGGCGCGCGACCTGGTGAAGCGCGATGGCGTCCGCATGATGTATCACGACGTGATTTATCATGTGACGGACGAGGTCACGAAGGAACTGCTGGGCGAGCTTGGCCCGCTGAAGGTGGAAACCGTGCTCGGCCGTGCAGCGGTCAAGGACGTCTTCAAGTCCGGCAAGCGCGACAAGGCCGCCGGCCTGCTGGTGGAGGAAGGCATCATCCGCAAGGGTCTGCACGCCCGCCTCACCCGCGACGATGTCATCGTCTCGGCCACGACCATCCAGTCGCTGCGCCGGTTCAAGGACGACGTGGACGAGGTGCGCGCCGGTCTGGAATGCGGCGTGGTCCTCGCCGACACCAACGACATCAAGCCGGGCGACCAGCTCGAGGTGTTCGAGGTGAACGAGGAAGAGCGCACGCTGTAA
- a CDS encoding YqaE/Pmp3 family membrane protein, translated as MAIITLILTIIVPPLGVALKHGVGKTALINLVLTLIFYVPGLIHALYVNYAR; from the coding sequence ATGGCCATCATCACCCTCATCCTCACGATCATCGTTCCGCCGCTGGGCGTGGCGTTGAAGCATGGTGTCGGCAAGACCGCACTCATCAACCTGGTGCTGACGCTGATCTTCTACGTGCCGGGCCTGATCCACGCCCTGTACGTCAACTACGCACGCTGA
- a CDS encoding DUF448 domain-containing protein, with product MRNPRNDPLGSPNTGTGDTPAPGGSERRCVLTGRTSARDDLLRLAISPDGDDGTADVLPDALAKAPGRGAWIGVSRQDLESAITDGKLKGALARAFKSGRLAIPDDLPALMQAALEKAVLQRLGLEMRSGMLILGSDRIAHEARMGGVAALYHAADACEDGCRKLDQAYRVGMDAEGSGLTGTRLPLDREALSVALGRENVVHLALSDPRSATRVAIPLGRLQTFVGAERPAGNRREVAAATARHDENL from the coding sequence ATGCGGAATCCTCGCAATGACCCATTAGGTTCGCCTAACACCGGGACCGGCGACACTCCTGCCCCCGGCGGGAGCGAACGCCGCTGCGTGCTGACGGGACGAACGTCGGCACGCGACGACCTGCTGCGTCTTGCCATCTCGCCTGACGGGGACGATGGGACCGCCGACGTGCTGCCCGATGCGCTTGCCAAGGCGCCGGGTCGCGGCGCGTGGATCGGCGTGTCGCGCCAGGATCTCGAATCCGCGATCACCGACGGCAAGCTGAAGGGCGCACTTGCCCGCGCGTTCAAATCCGGCCGGTTGGCGATACCCGATGATCTGCCCGCGCTGATGCAGGCGGCGCTGGAAAAGGCTGTCCTACAGCGGCTGGGCCTCGAAATGCGCAGCGGAATGCTTATCTTGGGCTCCGATCGCATCGCCCACGAGGCGCGGATGGGAGGCGTAGCCGCGCTCTATCATGCTGCCGATGCGTGCGAGGACGGGTGCCGCAAGCTGGATCAGGCCTATCGCGTCGGCATGGATGCCGAGGGGTCGGGTTTGACGGGCACGCGCCTGCCTCTGGACCGCGAGGCCCTGTCTGTGGCATTGGGCCGCGAGAATGTCGTCCACCTGGCGCTGTCCGATCCCCGATCGGCCACGCGAGTCGCGATACCGCTGGGGCGCTTGCAGACCTTTGTGGGGGCCGAACGGCCTGCCGGCAATCGCCGGGAGGTCGCCGCCGCGACTGCCCGGCACGACGAGAATTTGTAG
- a CDS encoding fatty acid desaturase, translating to MTATVDGTNIDAKPFALVAVTPYFSQVMPASPPSAIVATETGTTRSTQTAIGIGLAAALFAAWLALHLYGVFVFELAWTTLGAGLIIALVQCWLSVGLFIVSHDAMHGSLAPGRPRLNSAIGAFLLFLYAGFGWRTMRAAHFDHHRHAGTAGDPDFDADNPAHFWRWYGTFLRRYFGWQSALYVSLVVTVYWLAFGVPMAQIVLVYGVPAIASSLQLFYFGTYRPHHHAEGGFADRHNARSDAFSAPLSLATCFHFGYHHEHHRSPQTPWWALPAFRRAQHGDCRNQGN from the coding sequence TTGACCGCGACGGTTGACGGGACAAACATCGACGCCAAGCCGTTTGCCTTGGTGGCGGTGACGCCCTATTTCAGTCAGGTCATGCCAGCCTCTCCACCTTCCGCGATCGTCGCGACCGAGACGGGCACCACCCGTTCGACGCAGACGGCGATCGGCATCGGGTTGGCGGCGGCGCTGTTCGCCGCCTGGCTGGCCTTGCATCTCTACGGTGTGTTCGTCTTCGAACTGGCGTGGACGACGCTGGGGGCGGGGCTTATCATCGCGCTGGTGCAATGCTGGCTGTCGGTGGGGCTTTTCATCGTCAGCCACGATGCCATGCACGGCTCGCTCGCCCCGGGGCGGCCGCGGCTCAATTCCGCCATCGGCGCGTTCCTGCTGTTCCTGTATGCCGGGTTCGGCTGGCGCACGATGCGCGCCGCGCATTTCGATCACCACCGCCACGCCGGCACTGCGGGTGACCCCGATTTCGATGCCGATAACCCGGCGCATTTCTGGCGCTGGTACGGCACATTCCTGCGCCGCTATTTCGGCTGGCAGTCGGCGCTTTACGTTTCGCTGGTGGTTACAGTGTATTGGCTGGCGTTCGGCGTGCCGATGGCGCAGATCGTGCTGGTCTACGGCGTGCCCGCCATCGCCAGCAGCCTGCAACTGTTCTACTTCGGCACCTATCGCCCGCACCATCATGCCGAGGGTGGTTTTGCAGACCGGCACAACGCCCGCAGCGATGCCTTTTCCGCGCCGCTCAGCCTCGCCACCTGTTTCCATTTCGGCTATCATCACGAACATCACCGGTCCCCGCAAACGCCGTGGTGGGCGCTGCCCGCCTTCCGCCGCGCCCAGCACGGCGATTGCAGGAACCAAGGGAACTGA
- the pspB gene encoding envelope stress response membrane protein PspB, translated as MEEVFAVICIFIALPWIVLHYVTKWKTSATITTDDEALLEDLYSLAKRLDERMDTVERLVASDNADFVPPRLQHDRESDNQPLRELEMMLAEKKGERP; from the coding sequence GTGGAAGAAGTCTTTGCCGTCATCTGTATCTTCATCGCGCTGCCGTGGATCGTGCTGCACTACGTGACCAAGTGGAAGACCTCGGCCACCATCACCACCGATGACGAGGCGCTGCTGGAAGACCTCTACAGCCTCGCCAAGCGGCTGGACGAGCGGATGGACACGGTCGAGCGGCTGGTCGCCAGCGACAATGCCGATTTCGTCCCGCCCCGCCTGCAGCACGACAGGGAAAGCGACAATCAGCCACTGCGCGAGCTGGAAATGATGCTCGCCGAAAAGAAGGGAGAACGCCCGTGA
- the rimP gene encoding ribosome maturation protein RimP, whose amino-acid sequence MADIARLTQVIEPEATALGFELVRVKMTGSGDERALQIMAEDPATGQLVVAQCAELSRAISDRIDAVEEAGEVLIEGAYNLEVSSPGIDRPLTRAKDYANWAGHEAKIALAEKMGDRRRLVGALLGIEGDTVTIADKDAGHVAVPLANIHSAQLVFTDKLLAATRPLDMSGVDDVEETPEEEEVQD is encoded by the coding sequence ATGGCCGATATCGCACGCCTGACCCAAGTCATCGAACCCGAAGCCACGGCGCTCGGATTCGAACTGGTGCGCGTGAAGATGACCGGCAGCGGCGACGAACGCGCCTTGCAGATCATGGCGGAGGACCCGGCGACGGGCCAGCTGGTGGTTGCCCAGTGTGCCGAGCTTTCCCGCGCGATTTCTGATCGGATCGACGCGGTGGAGGAAGCGGGCGAGGTGCTGATCGAAGGCGCCTACAACCTCGAGGTGTCCAGCCCCGGCATCGACCGTCCGCTCACCCGCGCGAAGGACTACGCGAACTGGGCGGGGCACGAGGCGAAGATCGCGCTGGCAGAGAAGATGGGCGACCGGCGTCGTCTCGTCGGCGCGCTGCTCGGGATCGAGGGCGATACCGTCACCATCGCGGATAAAGACGCGGGCCACGTTGCGGTGCCGCTGGCAAACATTCATTCGGCGCAGCTCGTCTTTACCGACAAGCTGCTCGCCGCCACCCGGCCGCTCGACATGAGCGGCGTCGACGACGTAGAAGAAACACCCGAGGAAGAAGAGGTCCAGGACTGA
- the pspF gene encoding phage shock protein operon transcriptional activator: MKQQNQFIGQSGAFLDAVERASRAATLSRPVLVIGERGTGKELIAERLHRLSDRWEEPLVTMNCAALPETLIEAELFGHEQGAFTGATRARVGRFEEADRGTLFLDELGTLSMGAQERLLRAVEYGEVTRIGSSRPQRVDVRIVAATNEDLPRRAEEGTFRPDLLDRLSFEVITLPPLRVREGDIGVLAEHFGRRMAAELGWEEWPGFAQHVGEAMENHPWPGNVRELRNVVERAIYRWDNWEQPVSEMVFDPFESPWKPRGSVAPGPSAASPQATAQPAATSTRFDQVDDLRAAVDAHERAILEHALGANRWNQRQTARALGLSYDQLRHAIKKHGLMEDGD, encoded by the coding sequence ATGAAGCAGCAAAACCAGTTCATCGGACAGTCCGGGGCCTTTCTCGATGCGGTGGAGCGCGCCAGCCGCGCAGCTACGCTTTCCCGCCCGGTCCTGGTCATCGGCGAACGGGGAACGGGCAAGGAACTGATTGCCGAACGCCTGCATCGCCTGTCCGATCGCTGGGAAGAACCGCTCGTCACCATGAACTGCGCTGCGCTGCCGGAAACGCTGATCGAGGCCGAGCTGTTCGGCCATGAACAGGGCGCCTTTACCGGCGCTACCCGCGCCCGCGTCGGGCGGTTCGAGGAAGCCGACCGGGGTACCCTGTTTCTCGACGAACTGGGCACCCTGTCGATGGGCGCGCAGGAACGGCTGCTGCGCGCGGTGGAATACGGCGAGGTCACGCGGATCGGCTCCAGCCGGCCGCAACGGGTGGACGTGCGCATCGTCGCCGCCACGAACGAAGACCTGCCGCGCCGCGCCGAGGAAGGCACCTTCCGCCCCGACCTGCTCGACCGGCTGAGCTTCGAGGTCATCACTTTGCCGCCGCTGCGGGTGCGTGAAGGCGACATCGGTGTGCTGGCCGAACACTTCGGGCGGCGGATGGCGGCGGAACTGGGGTGGGAGGAATGGCCCGGCTTCGCCCAGCACGTGGGTGAGGCGATGGAGAACCATCCCTGGCCCGGCAACGTGCGCGAACTGCGCAACGTGGTCGAGCGGGCGATCTACCGCTGGGACAACTGGGAACAGCCGGTCAGCGAAATGGTGTTCGATCCGTTCGAAAGCCCATGGAAGCCACGTGGGTCGGTCGCGCCTGGACCCTCGGCCGCATCACCCCAGGCGACGGCCCAGCCAGCGGCCACCTCCACCCGTTTCGACCAGGTCGACGACCTGCGCGCCGCGGTCGACGCGCACGAACGCGCCATCCTCGAACACGCGCTCGGCGCCAATCGCTGGAACCAGCGGCAGACGGCCCGGGCGCTGGGGCTCAGTTACGACCAGTTGCGCCACGCCATCAAGAAGCACGGCCTGATGGAGGATGGCGACTAG
- the pspC gene encoding envelope stress response membrane protein PspC has translation MNSPRTQLYRDKQNGKIMGVCSGIADYTGVNVFWIRLGLIVSILTGVLGVIALPLYILMGLLLNKKPAHMYSADPKETAYWQGVRQNPKRTAREIRAKMKDVDRRLASVESFYVSSNPRLNAEIERLR, from the coding sequence GTGAACAGTCCCCGTACCCAGCTTTATCGCGACAAGCAGAACGGCAAGATCATGGGCGTGTGCTCCGGCATCGCCGACTATACCGGGGTCAACGTCTTCTGGATCCGCCTTGGCCTGATCGTGTCCATCCTGACCGGCGTCTTGGGCGTCATCGCCCTGCCGCTCTACATCCTGATGGGCCTGCTGCTGAACAAGAAGCCGGCGCACATGTACAGCGCCGATCCAAAGGAAACCGCCTATTGGCAGGGCGTGCGCCAGAACCCCAAGCGCACCGCTCGCGAAATCCGTGCCAAGATGAAGGACGTGGATCGCCGGCTGGCGAGCGTGGAGAGCTTCTACGTCAGCTCCAACCCGCGCCTCAACGCCGAGATCGAGCGCCTGCGCTGA
- a CDS encoding SufE family protein, whose translation MRTLEDIHEEYDFLDADERYRLLIELGRDLEPMPAVLKTDATLVRGCSAQVWVYPTVSQTGEEGARLHFLADSNAAITKGIVALVIAAVQDRPASEVAAMDVAERLAPFDLRNQLSSNRTQGVPNMIALVREHAARIAAG comes from the coding sequence ATGCGCACTCTCGAAGACATTCACGAAGAATACGATTTTCTCGATGCCGACGAACGCTATCGCCTGCTGATCGAGCTGGGACGCGACCTGGAGCCCATGCCCGCCGTGCTCAAGACGGACGCCACGCTGGTGCGCGGATGCAGCGCGCAGGTGTGGGTCTATCCCACCGTATCGCAAACCGGCGAGGAGGGGGCCAGGCTGCACTTCCTTGCCGACAGCAACGCCGCCATCACCAAGGGGATAGTCGCGCTGGTGATCGCCGCCGTGCAGGACCGCCCAGCCAGTGAAGTGGCGGCAATGGACGTGGCGGAACGCCTCGCCCCGTTCGACCTCAGGAACCAGCTCAGCTCCAACCGCACGCAGGGCGTGCCCAACATGATTGCCCTGGTGCGCGAACACGCCGCGCGCATCGCCGCCGGTTGA
- a CDS encoding sterol desaturase family protein — translation MSTPAIILTVLGAVAFMEFFAWWAHKYVMHGWGWGWHRDHHEPHDNALERNDLFAVIFGSIVVAMFLIGYYLSDFLWWAALGITIYGVIYTLIHDGLVHQRYFRFVPKRGYAKRLVQAHKLHHATVGKEGGVSFGFLIARDPAALKADLRRQREAGTAVVRDSAGAGF, via the coding sequence ATGTCGACACCCGCCATCATCCTGACCGTCCTGGGCGCAGTCGCCTTCATGGAATTCTTCGCCTGGTGGGCGCACAAGTACGTGATGCACGGCTGGGGGTGGGGCTGGCACCGCGACCACCACGAACCGCACGACAACGCGCTGGAGCGTAACGACCTGTTCGCCGTGATTTTCGGCTCGATCGTCGTCGCCATGTTCCTGATCGGCTACTACCTCTCCGACTTCCTGTGGTGGGCGGCACTGGGCATCACGATCTACGGGGTGATCTACACCCTCATCCACGATGGACTGGTCCACCAGCGCTACTTCCGCTTCGTGCCCAAGCGCGGTTATGCCAAGCGGCTGGTGCAGGCGCACAAGCTGCACCATGCGACTGTGGGCAAGGAAGGCGGGGTGAGCTTTGGTTTCCTGATCGCGCGCGACCCGGCGGCGCTGAAGGCAGACCTGCGCCGCCAGCGCGAGGCAGGCACAGCCGTGGTTCGGGACAGCGCAGGCGCTGGTTTCTGA